One Setaria italica strain Yugu1 chromosome II, Setaria_italica_v2.0, whole genome shotgun sequence DNA segment encodes these proteins:
- the LOC101761416 gene encoding uncharacterized protein LOC101761416, which produces MAGVGRNMVAPLMVLNLIMYLVVIGFASWNLNHFINGQTNYPGVAGNGATFYFLVFAILAGVVGAASKLAGVHHVRAWSHDSLATNAASSLIAWAITALAFGLACKEIHIGGHRGWRLRVLEAFVIILAFTQLLYVLMLHTGLFGGSGGYRDHDYGAGAATAGEPKNAPRV; this is translated from the exons ATGGCCGGGGTTGGGAGGAACatggtggcgccgctgatggtGCTCAACCTGATCATGTACCTCGTCGTCATCGGCTTCGCGAGCTGGAACCTCAACCACTTCATCAACGGCCAGACCAACTACCCGG GCGTGGCCGGCAACGGCGCGACGTTCTACTTCCTGGTGTTCGCGATCCTGGCCGGCGTGGTGGGCGCCGCGTCCAAGCTCGCCGGCGTGCACCACGTCCGCGCCTGGAGCCACGACAGCCTCGCCACCAACGCCGCCTCCTCGCTCATCGCGTGGGCCATCACCGCGCTTGCATTCGGGCTGGCGTGCAAGGAGATCCACATCGGGGGCCACCGCGGGTGGCGCCTCCGCGTGCTGGAGGCCTTCGTCATCATCCTCGCCTTCACGCAGCTGCTCTACGTGCTCATGCTCCACACCGGACtcttcggcggcagcggcggctacCGGGACCACGACtacggcgccggcgctgccacGGCCGGCGAGCCCAAGAACGCCCCCAGGGTCTGA